One Henriciella litoralis genomic window carries:
- a CDS encoding amidohydrolase family protein produces the protein MRLFAILSAAVSLCFSPALAQTLAITNAKVMTAGEAGELESATILIENGRFTAVGADVRIPADARMVDMNGKVITPGLIVSSTTLGAVEINDRANANDIDASSSTLSAGADIQYAINPNSTLIPVARRGGVARAIVTPGLEAKTGGAAAFGGQAALISTAANGDAISQPQVAMTLNLLGSDQGRAAVFPQLKAMLEDASSFAENPSPERVSSFKAAKWTQADLQGLVPVMRAEIPLYVAAERASDIRAFLKIAAPYNLRIVFVGAAEAWSVADEIAAAGASVVLDPYENLPQSFNAVLASSQNAVRLHEAGVPVLIVPPRAGHDARLIRYRAGVAVAAGLPKDAALVAITSGPARMLGLDNYGEIAPGKVADMAIWSGDPFEPLSGLDALYIDGVLQPLEDRQTALRDKYRAKPAGK, from the coding sequence ATGCGCCTTTTTGCTATTCTTTCAGCGGCGGTCTCACTCTGCTTCTCGCCCGCGCTTGCGCAAACGCTTGCGATCACGAATGCTAAAGTGATGACGGCGGGCGAGGCAGGTGAGCTGGAGAGCGCTACCATTCTTATCGAGAATGGCCGCTTTACCGCTGTCGGTGCGGACGTCCGTATCCCAGCCGATGCACGAATGGTCGACATGAACGGCAAGGTCATTACGCCAGGACTTATCGTTTCAAGCACGACGCTAGGCGCTGTCGAAATCAATGATCGCGCGAATGCAAATGATATTGATGCGTCCTCTTCAACGCTATCCGCAGGCGCGGATATTCAGTATGCGATCAACCCGAATTCGACCCTTATCCCTGTGGCGCGGCGCGGCGGCGTTGCTCGCGCTATCGTGACGCCGGGGCTGGAAGCTAAGACCGGCGGTGCCGCGGCGTTTGGTGGTCAGGCCGCCCTCATCAGCACAGCTGCGAATGGCGACGCGATCTCTCAGCCGCAAGTCGCCATGACTCTTAATTTGCTCGGATCAGATCAGGGCAGGGCAGCTGTTTTCCCGCAGCTCAAGGCCATGCTGGAAGACGCGTCGAGCTTTGCCGAGAATCCGTCGCCTGAACGGGTGTCATCGTTCAAGGCGGCCAAGTGGACACAGGCTGATCTGCAGGGCCTCGTGCCTGTCATGCGCGCTGAGATACCGCTTTACGTCGCTGCAGAACGGGCATCGGATATCCGGGCGTTTCTGAAGATCGCCGCTCCCTACAATCTGCGTATCGTTTTTGTTGGCGCGGCTGAAGCATGGTCTGTTGCCGATGAGATTGCGGCCGCGGGCGCCTCTGTCGTTCTCGACCCTTACGAAAACCTGCCGCAGAGTTTCAACGCTGTTCTGGCATCATCACAGAATGCCGTTCGGCTCCATGAGGCAGGGGTGCCGGTTCTGATCGTTCCGCCGCGCGCCGGCCATGACGCGCGGCTCATTCGCTACAGAGCCGGCGTTGCAGTTGCTGCGGGCCTTCCGAAAGATGCTGCTCTCGTTGCCATCACCTCAGGCCCGGCTCGCATGCTCGGTCTCGATAACTATGGTGAGATCGCGCCCGGTAAGGTCGCCGACATGGCAATCTGGTCGGGCGACCCGTTCGAGCCTCTCAGCGGCCTTGATGCGCTTTACATTGATGGCGTGCTGCAACCCCTGGAAGACCGTCAGACGGCGCTTCGGGACAAATATCGTGCAAAACCTGCAGGAAAGTAG
- a CDS encoding amidohydrolase, producing the protein MLNLLKLAAISCLVVWPSCAGAQGQTGEADTRSAATAIINATILTAASPRIENGTILFEDGKIVAIGSAVDVPANAAVIDGEGRWVTPGLIDPHSHIGVFPTPLLPTTMDLNEKSGTNTAQVSAEDAIWPQDPGFEMARAGGVTSLAILPGSANLIGGRGVTVHNIESVTASEMLLPDAPEFLKMACGENPMKVYGGAGKAPVTRMGVVAEFRQAWADATQYRRQRDEAMKAGKPAPADLQMETMAGVLDGDIIPVFHCYRADEMEQMIEVSHEFGFQIGAFHHATEAYKIADLLRDEDIAVATWARRWGFKMEAYDAVPAAAAMLEEDGVTVSLHSDNALLIQRLNIEAAMALASAKDAGLDYDYETAIKWITSRPAEMMGIDDRTGTLEPGKLADVVVWSGDPFSVYSHADLVYIDGALVYEREKDEGSVESDFLTGQTGAGE; encoded by the coding sequence ATGCTCAATTTGCTGAAACTCGCCGCTATTTCCTGTCTCGTCGTTTGGCCCAGTTGCGCTGGTGCGCAGGGCCAGACGGGCGAAGCCGACACGCGATCAGCAGCCACGGCGATCATCAACGCCACTATCCTGACGGCCGCCTCCCCCCGCATCGAGAATGGCACTATTCTGTTCGAGGACGGAAAGATTGTAGCGATCGGCTCCGCTGTCGACGTGCCGGCGAATGCCGCAGTTATTGATGGCGAGGGGCGTTGGGTGACGCCGGGCCTGATTGATCCTCATTCGCATATTGGAGTCTTTCCAACGCCGCTTCTGCCGACGACGATGGATCTCAACGAGAAGAGCGGGACCAATACAGCCCAGGTGTCGGCGGAAGATGCAATCTGGCCGCAGGATCCGGGCTTCGAGATGGCTCGGGCGGGCGGCGTGACTAGCCTTGCTATCCTGCCGGGCTCTGCAAACCTGATTGGAGGCCGCGGCGTTACAGTTCACAATATTGAATCGGTGACGGCCAGTGAGATGCTCCTGCCCGACGCACCTGAATTTTTGAAAATGGCATGCGGTGAAAACCCCATGAAGGTCTATGGCGGCGCCGGCAAAGCCCCGGTCACCCGGATGGGTGTCGTGGCCGAATTCCGCCAAGCCTGGGCCGATGCCACACAGTATCGCCGCCAGCGAGATGAAGCGATGAAAGCTGGAAAGCCCGCACCGGCCGATCTTCAGATGGAGACAATGGCGGGCGTGCTCGATGGGGACATCATCCCTGTGTTTCATTGCTACCGGGCTGACGAGATGGAGCAGATGATCGAGGTCTCACACGAATTCGGCTTCCAGATCGGCGCCTTTCACCACGCTACTGAAGCCTACAAGATTGCTGATCTTCTCAGGGATGAAGACATCGCTGTCGCGACCTGGGCGCGTCGGTGGGGCTTCAAGATGGAGGCCTATGACGCGGTTCCGGCTGCCGCCGCGATGCTGGAGGAGGACGGTGTGACGGTCTCGCTTCATTCTGATAACGCGCTGCTGATCCAGCGACTGAATATCGAGGCTGCCATGGCGTTGGCCTCCGCGAAAGACGCGGGGCTCGACTATGATTATGAGACGGCGATCAAGTGGATCACGTCCCGGCCCGCCGAAATGATGGGGATCGATGATCGAACCGGCACGCTCGAACCGGGCAAGCTCGCCGACGTCGTCGTCTGGTCTGGCGATCCATTCAGCGTCTATTCGCATGCCGATCTCGTCTATATCGACGGTGCGCTGGTTTATGAGCGCGAGAAAGACGAGGGCTCTGTCGAGTCAGACTTCCTGACAGGTCAAACGGGAGCAGGAGAATGA
- a CDS encoding TonB-dependent receptor domain-containing protein, whose product MAVDEPESSEVADEGSLGLDRVVITGSRISNPNLTSSSSVTTLGAEEFDARGVLRVEDLLSTLPQTLSGESSTSGVSGAQATVNLRGLGAKRTLVVVDGKRLPYGSPINVAADLNQIPSQLVERVEVLTGGATAVYGSDAIAGVVNFIMKRDFDGFEADIQGSTFWADNNNSNIERVLNDFGQPDADSIMDGESVDLNLVAGTNFDDDRGNVTAYFGYSKDNAVKWEDRDFTSCPFSTRNGGTDFSCSGSGSMPANTRYLRTGAGGFDLVVDETTGDLRAYNGSVDAFNFAYGNYLQRPRERYTYGAFARYDVTDNIELFFDFSVADNQTDAQIGAAGLATGTTTTINCDNPLLTSEMQATFCDPSVVSIGSDGVPRAPLRLGRRNLDYPRVAEFGLKTQRFVGGARGEAFDGFDYEIFVQNSTVDYQETILNDVSISRVTRAVDIVADPVSGDPVCRSVLTGEDPDCVPFNIFQADGITPEANNYITTPSLRVGETEQFVFGGSLTGDLGLYGLTSPLAEDGFGAVIGFEYRKDTLSLTPDSADTRTSVRAPVDGSVPVRELFGELQAPLIQNAAFAKELTLTGAYRYSDYYDTTGGQSTYSVGLAWRPVTDLRLRTQYQRATRSPNPLELYSPREFGFGTLSTLPNGLKDPCAGDFDPTTSTAEPFASFEACAKTGVTQAQYGTILDSAGNIDILTGGNEALEPEVSDTWTAGIVYEPSYLPGFVASVDYFSIEVEDFIGSINPSQTIDQCLTTGDARYCSLINREPSGTLFLGDGDAYVDVALINTGHLKTSGVDLSASYRFGLEDVGAPGFGDLQLSYVATVLDELSTQALVGEPAVECAGMHGGACNNPAPEYRHRVSANWSLDKLRAQLAWRYISAVDEYSVNPSPVNDLEATSYFDVSVQYDVSEALELRAGVNNVLDQDPPLTSLAGYGGNENDGRGNTYPSIYDAQGRFLFAGATIRF is encoded by the coding sequence GTGGCTGTAGATGAACCTGAGTCATCAGAAGTGGCGGATGAAGGATCGCTTGGTCTCGACCGCGTTGTCATTACCGGATCGCGGATTTCAAATCCTAACCTGACATCCAGCTCATCAGTGACCACGCTGGGAGCAGAAGAGTTCGATGCGCGCGGCGTGCTGCGAGTCGAAGACCTTCTGAGCACACTGCCACAGACCCTTTCGGGTGAGAGCTCGACGTCGGGCGTCAGCGGCGCGCAGGCGACGGTCAACCTTCGCGGACTTGGTGCAAAGCGCACCCTGGTGGTCGTTGACGGCAAGCGGCTGCCATATGGGTCGCCAATTAATGTTGCCGCCGACCTGAACCAGATTCCGTCGCAGCTCGTTGAGCGGGTTGAAGTTCTCACCGGCGGGGCGACGGCCGTCTATGGCTCCGACGCGATTGCGGGCGTCGTGAACTTCATCATGAAGCGCGACTTTGATGGCTTTGAAGCGGATATTCAGGGCAGCACGTTCTGGGCCGACAATAACAATTCGAATATCGAGCGTGTCCTGAACGACTTCGGCCAGCCGGACGCCGACTCCATCATGGATGGCGAGTCTGTCGACCTGAACCTTGTCGCCGGCACGAACTTTGATGACGACCGTGGCAACGTCACGGCGTATTTCGGCTACTCCAAGGACAACGCTGTCAAATGGGAAGATCGCGACTTCACATCTTGTCCGTTTTCCACCCGAAATGGGGGCACGGACTTCTCCTGTAGCGGCTCAGGCTCCATGCCCGCCAATACGCGCTATCTGCGCACAGGGGCAGGCGGTTTTGACCTTGTTGTCGACGAAACGACAGGCGATTTGCGGGCTTACAATGGCTCGGTCGATGCCTTTAACTTTGCCTACGGAAACTACCTGCAGCGCCCCCGTGAGCGCTATACCTACGGCGCTTTCGCCCGGTATGATGTGACCGACAACATTGAATTGTTCTTCGACTTCTCTGTGGCCGACAACCAGACCGATGCGCAGATCGGTGCAGCTGGCCTGGCGACGGGCACCACGACCACGATCAATTGCGACAACCCGCTGCTGACGTCGGAAATGCAGGCGACTTTCTGCGATCCCTCCGTCGTCTCGATCGGTAGTGATGGCGTGCCGCGCGCGCCGCTACGCCTTGGACGCCGGAATCTCGACTATCCACGTGTCGCAGAATTTGGTCTGAAGACCCAGCGTTTCGTAGGCGGTGCCCGAGGTGAAGCGTTCGATGGCTTCGACTACGAAATCTTTGTCCAGAACTCGACCGTAGACTATCAGGAAACGATCCTGAATGACGTATCGATTTCCCGCGTAACACGGGCTGTTGATATCGTCGCGGATCCGGTCAGCGGGGACCCGGTTTGCCGCTCTGTCCTGACGGGCGAAGACCCTGATTGTGTGCCTTTCAATATCTTCCAAGCGGATGGCATCACGCCGGAAGCCAATAATTATATCACCACCCCGAGCCTGCGCGTTGGCGAAACCGAACAGTTCGTGTTCGGTGGCAGCCTTACCGGCGACCTCGGTCTCTACGGTCTTACCAGCCCGCTCGCAGAAGATGGGTTCGGCGCCGTCATCGGTTTTGAGTACCGTAAGGACACCCTGTCTCTTACCCCGGACTCCGCCGACACCCGTACCAGTGTGCGTGCGCCGGTGGACGGTTCAGTTCCGGTCCGCGAGCTGTTCGGCGAGCTTCAGGCGCCTCTTATCCAGAATGCGGCGTTTGCCAAGGAGCTGACCCTGACAGGCGCCTATCGCTATTCTGACTATTACGATACGACGGGTGGGCAGAGCACCTATTCCGTCGGCCTGGCCTGGCGTCCGGTCACTGACCTTCGCCTCCGCACGCAATACCAGCGTGCGACACGCTCACCCAACCCGCTCGAGCTTTACAGCCCGCGTGAATTTGGCTTCGGCACGCTGTCGACGCTGCCAAACGGTCTGAAGGACCCATGTGCCGGCGACTTCGATCCAACGACATCGACGGCTGAGCCATTCGCTTCCTTTGAGGCATGTGCAAAGACTGGCGTAACGCAGGCTCAGTACGGGACAATTCTCGACAGCGCCGGCAATATCGACATTCTGACAGGTGGTAATGAGGCGCTGGAGCCTGAGGTTTCGGATACCTGGACGGCAGGCATCGTTTACGAGCCTTCCTATCTTCCGGGCTTCGTGGCGAGCGTCGATTACTTCTCCATCGAAGTTGAGGATTTCATCGGATCGATCAATCCCAGCCAGACCATCGATCAGTGTCTGACAACTGGCGATGCGCGCTATTGTTCGCTCATCAACCGGGAGCCGTCGGGCACGCTCTTCCTTGGTGATGGCGATGCCTATGTGGACGTCGCCCTGATCAATACGGGCCACCTCAAGACGTCCGGTGTTGACCTTAGCGCGTCTTACCGCTTTGGCCTTGAGGATGTGGGCGCACCCGGTTTTGGCGATCTGCAGCTGAGCTATGTCGCAACCGTTCTCGATGAGCTTTCCACCCAGGCGCTTGTCGGTGAGCCGGCCGTCGAATGTGCGGGTATGCATGGCGGCGCCTGTAACAACCCGGCGCCGGAGTATCGTCACCGGGTCAGTGCCAACTGGAGCCTCGACAAACTTCGGGCGCAACTGGCATGGCGCTATATCTCTGCAGTCGACGAGTACTCTGTAAACCCTTCGCCTGTGAACGATCTGGAAGCGACATCCTACTTCGATGTGTCGGTCCAGTATGACGTTTCAGAAGCGCTTGAGCTTCGGGCCGGGGTGAACAACGTCCTCGATCAGGATCCGCCACTTACCTCACTGGCGGGTTATGGCGGCAACGAAAATGATGGCCGCGGCAACACCTATCCATCGATCTATGATGCGCAGGGCCGCTTCCTCTTCGCTGGCGCCACCATTCGTTTCTGA
- a CDS encoding Lrp/AsnC family transcriptional regulator, which yields MDQLDIKILNALQDDASLSIQDIANKVGLSSNPCWRRIKKLEDDGVIAKRVALIDPNLVNLGVTVFVFLKTENHSKSWLDMFSRSVAAIDEIVECHRLSGANDYLLKIQVSSIDHYDSVYKKLVESVTGLTDVSSSFSMEKVKYSTSLKL from the coding sequence TTGGATCAGCTGGATATCAAGATACTGAATGCGCTTCAGGATGACGCTTCGCTGTCGATTCAGGACATTGCCAACAAGGTCGGACTGTCTTCCAACCCGTGCTGGCGCAGGATCAAGAAACTCGAAGACGATGGCGTCATCGCGAAACGTGTTGCGCTGATTGATCCCAATCTCGTCAATCTTGGAGTTACGGTTTTCGTGTTCCTCAAAACGGAAAACCACAGCAAATCATGGCTGGATATGTTTTCACGATCTGTCGCCGCTATTGATGAAATTGTGGAGTGCCACAGACTCAGCGGCGCCAATGACTACTTGCTGAAGATCCAGGTCTCCAGCATCGACCATTATGACAGTGTCTACAAAAAGCTCGTGGAAAGCGTGACAGGTCTGACCGATGTCTCGTCCAGTTTCTCAATGGAAAAAGTCAAATACTCTACCTCCCTCAAACTTTGA
- a CDS encoding PLP-dependent cysteine synthase family protein produces the protein MVTTVKERNIRDWAREAINTIQAEATRQGQTNLVKLKLPGFRYVDMYLKDESAHASGSLKHRLAQSLFLWGICSGKIGPHTTIIECSSGSTAISEAYFANLLSLDFKAIVPKRTAQRKIREIEFYGGECVLVEPHEIYEIAAKQACETDCYFMDQFTYAERATDWRGPNNIAAAIFEQMKSERCPEPDWIVVGAGTGGTSTTIGRYLRYSGRGRNSRLCVVDPENSVLYDHYKTRKTNLVSAHSSRIEGIGRPRVEPSFFPELVDEMIQVPDAGSMAALRYLEGLTGRQLGGSTGTNFFGAYQLALELEDRKEPASIVSLICDDGQRYADTYHNEDWVRAQGLDPSEYERLFRH, from the coding sequence TTGGTGACGACCGTCAAGGAACGCAACATACGCGACTGGGCCCGGGAGGCGATCAATACCATTCAAGCCGAGGCGACGCGGCAAGGCCAAACCAATTTGGTAAAGCTCAAGCTGCCCGGCTTCCGCTATGTGGATATGTACCTCAAGGACGAGAGCGCGCATGCCTCCGGCAGCTTAAAACACCGGCTTGCTCAATCACTGTTCCTGTGGGGGATCTGTAGCGGCAAGATCGGACCGCACACGACCATAATTGAGTGCTCATCCGGAAGCACAGCGATCTCAGAAGCCTATTTTGCCAATCTGCTCTCGCTCGATTTCAAGGCGATTGTCCCGAAACGCACCGCGCAGCGCAAGATCCGGGAAATCGAATTCTACGGTGGGGAATGCGTGCTGGTTGAACCGCATGAAATATACGAGATAGCCGCCAAGCAAGCGTGCGAAACCGATTGCTATTTCATGGACCAGTTCACCTATGCCGAGCGGGCCACCGACTGGCGCGGGCCGAATAATATTGCGGCCGCCATCTTTGAGCAGATGAAATCTGAAAGATGCCCCGAGCCGGACTGGATTGTAGTCGGGGCCGGTACTGGCGGAACGTCAACTACAATCGGGCGCTACCTTCGCTATTCAGGCCGCGGACGTAACTCCCGGTTGTGCGTTGTCGACCCTGAGAATTCGGTTCTCTACGATCATTACAAGACGCGAAAAACCAATCTCGTCTCAGCCCACTCCTCCCGGATCGAAGGAATCGGGCGCCCGCGGGTTGAGCCATCCTTCTTCCCCGAACTGGTGGACGAGATGATCCAGGTGCCCGACGCGGGGTCGATGGCCGCGCTACGTTACCTTGAGGGGCTCACCGGTCGGCAGCTCGGCGGCTCGACCGGCACCAATTTCTTCGGCGCATATCAGCTGGCGCTCGAACTCGAAGACAGGAAGGAGCCGGCAAGCATCGTATCTCTCATCTGCGACGACGGCCAGCGCTACGCCGACACCTATCACAATGAAGACTGGGTGAGAGCGCAGGGCCTCGATCCATCAGAATATGAACGCCTTTTCAGGCACTGA
- a CDS encoding RidA family protein: protein MGSIDERIEELGITLPAPSAAVANYVPYVMAGRLLFVSGQISARDGNLIKGRIGETISMDDAVEAARHCGISLLSQCMAALGSLDRIHKVVKLGGFVNAAPDFEAIPHVINGCSDLMVDVFGDRGRHARSAVASPTLPLGVAVEIDGVFEITPD, encoded by the coding sequence ATGGGCTCTATCGATGAACGAATTGAAGAACTTGGCATTACCCTGCCCGCCCCCTCCGCGGCTGTCGCGAATTACGTACCCTATGTCATGGCGGGGCGATTGCTGTTTGTCTCGGGGCAGATCAGCGCTCGCGACGGCAATCTGATCAAGGGACGCATTGGCGAGACCATTTCTATGGACGATGCCGTCGAAGCGGCGCGACATTGCGGGATCAGCCTTCTGTCCCAGTGCATGGCGGCCCTCGGGAGCCTCGACCGCATTCACAAAGTGGTCAAGCTTGGCGGGTTCGTAAACGCCGCGCCGGACTTCGAAGCGATACCGCATGTCATCAATGGATGCTCCGATCTCATGGTCGACGTTTTCGGCGACCGCGGCAGACACGCGCGCTCAGCCGTGGCGTCCCCGACACTCCCTCTAGGCGTTGCCGTCGAAATCGACGGTGTCTTCGAGATTACCCCGGACTAA
- a CDS encoding TetR/AcrR family transcriptional regulator, which yields MAGKSSKRAVRADAQRNIEKLVRTARDVFATSGVEAPMREIAEKAGVGVGTIYRNFPQRSDLIAAVFRSEVDACADAAASLAEAFPPGEALDRWMQRYVDFIVAKRGLAAALYSGDPAFEALPAYFDSRFEPALQNLLDAAVTAGDIRPDANPYDLLRAVASLCMPSSDGNPSAARRLVALLVDGLRYRANGPQRTADLAPPGVL from the coding sequence ATGGCTGGAAAATCGTCGAAACGGGCCGTGCGCGCCGATGCGCAGCGCAACATCGAAAAACTGGTGCGCACCGCTCGGGACGTGTTCGCCACATCCGGTGTTGAGGCGCCGATGCGCGAAATCGCCGAAAAGGCAGGTGTCGGCGTCGGGACCATCTACCGCAACTTTCCCCAGCGCTCCGATCTGATTGCAGCAGTGTTTCGCAGTGAGGTTGACGCCTGCGCGGACGCCGCGGCCAGTCTTGCGGAAGCCTTTCCTCCCGGGGAAGCGCTCGACCGCTGGATGCAACGCTATGTCGACTTTATCGTTGCCAAGCGCGGGCTCGCTGCGGCCCTGTATTCGGGCGACCCCGCCTTCGAGGCCTTGCCGGCCTATTTCGATAGCCGGTTCGAGCCTGCACTGCAAAACTTGCTCGATGCCGCCGTCACCGCCGGAGACATACGGCCGGACGCTAATCCGTATGATCTTCTGCGCGCCGTCGCGAGCCTGTGCATGCCGTCAAGCGATGGCAATCCATCAGCAGCTCGCCGGCTGGTCGCACTGCTGGTTGACGGGCTGCGTTACCGTGCAAACGGTCCGCAGCGCACTGCTGATCTTGCGCCGCCGGGCGTGCTCTAG
- a CDS encoding SDR family NAD(P)-dependent oxidoreductase translates to MSDERIALVTGATQGIGLQIAKDLVAKGLTVIVGARDLEKGEKAAQEIGGQAHAIQLDVTDEASIARAADLIRARFGRLDILMNNAGISRAKPNQDFAEAVRTNLLTDAPLADIRTVFETNVFGVIAVTQAMLPLLRESPAGRIVITGSSGASLTLNSDPANDHRRMFGNYSVSKAAAHAVMLAFALALEGTNIKVNAACPGFTSTALNNFNGTRSVEEGAREPVRLALMGDDGPTGTFSDEDGPVAW, encoded by the coding sequence ATGTCGGACGAACGCATCGCTCTCGTCACCGGAGCCACTCAAGGCATCGGCCTCCAGATTGCGAAGGATCTGGTTGCAAAAGGACTGACGGTGATCGTCGGCGCGCGCGACCTTGAGAAGGGCGAGAAGGCGGCGCAGGAAATTGGCGGGCAAGCCCACGCCATTCAGCTCGACGTCACGGATGAAGCATCGATCGCCCGGGCGGCTGATCTCATTCGCGCCCGGTTTGGCCGCCTTGATATCCTGATGAACAATGCCGGGATCTCACGGGCAAAGCCGAACCAGGACTTTGCGGAGGCCGTCAGGACAAACCTGCTCACGGACGCGCCGCTTGCCGACATCCGGACGGTGTTCGAGACCAATGTGTTCGGCGTCATTGCCGTGACACAGGCGATGCTTCCCCTCCTGCGCGAGTCGCCGGCAGGCCGCATCGTCATCACCGGGAGTTCTGGCGCATCGCTGACGCTCAACTCCGACCCCGCCAATGATCATCGGAGGATGTTCGGCAATTATTCAGTCTCAAAGGCAGCCGCACATGCCGTGATGCTGGCCTTCGCGCTGGCGCTCGAAGGCACAAACATCAAGGTCAACGCCGCCTGCCCCGGCTTTACCTCGACCGCGCTCAACAACTTCAACGGCACACGTAGCGTGGAAGAAGGCGCACGCGAACCGGTCCGGCTTGCCCTGATGGGTGACGACGGACCGACCGGAACCTTCTCGGACGAAGACGGTCCGGTGGCCTGGTAA
- a CDS encoding LysR family transcriptional regulator: MISSLSLDQLRVLVTIADTGSFSAAGRKLTRVQSAISQTVATLEATQGVTLFDRSGHRPQLTDTGRILVQQARMVLASAARFEAVAAGSRQGMEAELALAIDPLVPTAPLIESLRALHETYPQLQISFSTEGLGGALRRLRAGDVSLALCLLLPDVPEDVMATPLIRINLLPVAAADHPLATLGRPASRVDLETHVQLVLADPANRDGPNYGLTGSTPWRFVDLGRRMDFLLAGFGWCRMPQHLVKEHLDAGRLVRLMLDDDTRGNADPLTIYAAHLADRVPGPAGRWLLSDLQTRLAD, from the coding sequence GTGATTTCATCACTGAGCCTTGATCAGCTGCGTGTGCTGGTCACGATTGCCGACACCGGCAGTTTTTCCGCTGCTGGCCGCAAACTGACACGGGTGCAATCGGCCATCAGCCAGACCGTCGCCACGCTGGAAGCGACCCAGGGGGTTACGCTCTTCGACCGGAGCGGTCACCGCCCGCAGCTCACGGACACGGGCCGGATCCTGGTGCAGCAAGCGCGAATGGTGCTGGCGAGCGCTGCCAGATTTGAAGCCGTGGCCGCAGGATCCCGTCAAGGAATGGAGGCGGAACTGGCGCTGGCCATCGATCCGCTGGTCCCTACCGCACCCCTCATCGAAAGTCTTCGCGCGCTGCACGAGACCTATCCGCAATTGCAGATCAGCTTTTCGACAGAAGGGCTTGGAGGCGCGCTGCGCCGTTTGCGGGCAGGTGACGTCTCGCTTGCGCTTTGCCTGCTTCTGCCCGACGTGCCGGAGGATGTGATGGCGACGCCGCTCATCCGGATCAACCTTTTGCCCGTGGCTGCCGCAGATCATCCCCTGGCGACGCTAGGTCGTCCGGCGAGCCGCGTCGATCTGGAGACCCATGTTCAACTTGTTCTCGCCGATCCGGCGAACCGAGATGGACCGAACTACGGGCTGACCGGCTCGACTCCATGGCGGTTCGTCGATCTTGGACGGCGCATGGATTTCCTGCTCGCGGGCTTTGGATGGTGTCGGATGCCCCAGCATCTCGTGAAGGAGCACCTGGATGCAGGCCGGCTGGTCAGGCTCATGCTTGATGACGATACCAGAGGGAATGCAGATCCGTTGACGATTTACGCGGCGCACCTCGCCGATCGCGTGCCTGGCCCGGCGGGCCGCTGGCTTTTGAGCGACCTGCAGACGCGATTGGCTGACTGA
- a CDS encoding FMN-dependent NADH-azoreductase, whose amino-acid sequence MTRLLVVETSPRGNASVSRNMTQRYLAEWQALNPNGKIIRRDLAEEALPHVTMPWLAAYFTPPDAQTPEMKAQLGLSDTLAQQLLDCDELVIATPVYNYNIPAALKAWVDHIVRKGLTLGFDGSGLVTGKKATLLIASGGEYGESSPIRNRDIATQYLRMILNVLGIEDVTVVAGGGAKNVDLGEISMEDFVGKLDLQLREETLA is encoded by the coding sequence ATGACCAGACTTCTCGTTGTTGAAACCAGCCCGCGCGGCAACGCCTCGGTGTCGCGCAACATGACGCAACGCTATCTTGCGGAATGGCAGGCGCTGAACCCGAACGGCAAGATCATCCGTCGCGACCTTGCCGAAGAGGCACTCCCCCACGTCACGATGCCGTGGCTTGCGGCCTATTTCACACCGCCCGACGCACAGACACCGGAGATGAAGGCACAGTTGGGGCTTTCCGATACACTTGCTCAGCAACTTCTGGACTGTGACGAACTCGTTATCGCCACGCCGGTCTACAACTACAACATCCCCGCCGCGCTCAAGGCGTGGGTAGATCATATCGTGCGCAAAGGCTTGACGCTCGGCTTCGATGGCAGCGGCCTGGTCACCGGGAAAAAGGCCACGTTGCTGATCGCCTCGGGCGGCGAATATGGTGAGAGCTCCCCAATCAGGAACCGCGACATCGCCACGCAATATCTCAGAATGATCCTGAATGTGCTCGGAATCGAGGATGTCACGGTCGTTGCCGGCGGCGGTGCCAAAAATGTCGATCTAGGCGAAATCAGCATGGAAGACTTTGTCGGCAAACTCGATCTGCAGCTCAGAGAAGAAACTCTCGCCTGA